TTGTAGCATCTCCTTGACTAAGGTTTCCACCACTGATTTATGGATGAAAGAGAATTTATATGGTCTCATAGTGATAGGTTGAGCATAGGTTTTAAATGAATTTTATGATCCAATACTCTTTGTGGTGGGAGTTGAATGGGCTCTGAAAAACATCTTGAAAGTTATTGAGTACCACTTGTATGGGTGGTGGGATGGGCAGTGAAGTTGGTGAGGTAgtgatggaaaaaaaaattgacccACTAAGAAGGGGTATTCTTCTTGATGAAGTTATTAACAATTGTACTACTCATCATCATGAGTAATGGCTTGGATGAAATTCCTTGAAGAGTAATATTAGTGCCATGGTGAATGAAGGATATGGACAATTTAGCCAGATTGAACATGACATCCCCCAAGGTTCTGAGCCAATCATCTCCTAAGACCATGTCACAGCCACCCAACGGAAGTAATCTCAAATTAATTTCAAATTGATGACCTTGGATATGTCATTTGAGACCCTTGCAAACTCCATTGTTTGTTGTTCTAGCTCCATTTGTAACTATTACTAACATGTGAGCTGTAGGTTCCACCTCACAGCCTAGTCTTGAAGCTAAAGATGAATCCAAGAAGCTGTATGTGTTGTCTGTGTCTACCAAAACAGTTGTTGCTTGCTTCTTGAGGTAACCTAGTATCGTAATGGTATCAACATTTACACAACAAGTAAGATCGTTAAGTGAAATTTCCATATCAGTTTCAACAAGAACGGTAGATGGATTGTCCTCAATTTGTTGTTCCACTATTGGGTCTGCTTCTTCTTCATCTACCACCATAAAAAGTTGTTGGGATTTACATATGTGATCAGGTTGGTACttctcatcacaattataacacaaCCCTCTATCCCTTCTCTTATTTTGTTGTTCTTGGGATAATCTTCTTATATGGGGTATATAAATAGATTTAGTTGGTGGGTTATTTGTTTGAACAAGATGTGAAGGTGTAAAAGATGTGGTGGTAGATGTTGGATTTGGTGTTTTGGAGACAGGGGTAGTAAACTTGTTGAAATAAGTAGAGGTTGTTGGAGGTCTAGATGAGAAACTttttgtggttgttgattgttgtgaAGAAATGGCATTTTCTTATAGTCTAGCTAAGAAGAATGCTTGTGATAAGGTGGTGGGTTTGTGCATTTTCACTGAGCTTTTAAGGACGTCTTTCAACCCACTAATGAAACTTAAAACGAAGTATTTTTTTTGTAAGATAAGGGTTTTTTCTTAACATCAAAGATTTGAGTAGCTCAAACTGTTCAAACTACTCATCTACACTTATAAGTTGAGATAACTTATTGAAACAACCCATATAGTTGTCATTAGCTTGATCCTCAAATCCATCACAAATAAGAGTCACAAAAAAAAGACCAGGGAATGTTTGTTTTACCAATATGAAAGTCCAAAAACCATGAATCCGTTTTGCCGTCTAGATAGAGAAAAGCAAACTCAATTTTCTGATCAGCCGCCACTGGATGTATTTGAAAGTATCTGTCACATTTTCTTATCAAGTTCCTAGGATTTTCACCACTGAATCTAGGAAAATCAAGCTTAAGTTATTTGGTGTATGTTTGACTAACAAGAGGAGTGTTGGAGTGAGCTTGAAAAGTAGATCCAGAAGGTGGTGCTTGAGGGTAAGATGTAGATGCAACGGGATATGAAATATGTGTTCTAGAAAGTATCTCGATTAAGGTATCAAACTTAGTACAATTTTcttaaaataaggaaaataaagtAACCATCGCTGCATCGTTTTTAAGAGCTGTTGCAGTACGATCTTCAGAGTCACAAGCATAAAGATCTGTAAGATTCTTTAATAACTGACATAatgaagaactaggttaatatccATTGGATGATACCACTGTCGTGAAAAAGATAGTGGATGGAAGTGGTAGTAACCTCTACACAGAGTATGGCCTTAAATCTCTATTTCATTAACTGTCCTCATTATTACAACAAGGGTTGTCttaaatatgaaagagataagaaggaaaccctaaatctaaacaCAACTGGCTGATCTAGGATAGATCACAGCCTTACAATCTGACAGAAATAGAATAACAAAACTCAAAAACCATAACTGTATTCTACTAAAACACTCAACAAGAGGATGTTAAGTATAATTGAACTACTTTCAAGTCtgattttgcattctttttaacgAGAGTCGATGTGATATCCTATTAATAAATTGATTTAGTTCTAATAGTTATGTTTCAAGAACGGAATTTCTAGCATACATGGTAACAGGAATGATCATTAACTATTTAATCATTCATATAAAAATATCTAATGAATACTCTACAAAGAAATGTGCACATGGAAGTTTTACAAACTAGCATCTGATATCATTTCCGAATTACCAACGGAAGAGGAGACACGAGGAAGATTTGGTATCAAATTGGAATACTAATAAGAGGACTTTTGGAGTATGTTGGCGTTCTCAGGGAGAGtaaagtttttgttccttttttaacTCTGACAGGAGAAAGTATTTTTTCTTATGAGGAAATTTCATTCTAGGACTAAACTGCAATTTCAACCATAATTAGTTGTTTTAGGTGGTGTGTGTTGTAATCAAAAATCTGACTTTGAAGCAGATATAAGGGTTCATGAAAGACCACAGAAAGGACTCTATGAGTCTAGCCACGTTGTCATGTTAGATAGTCCTGGTTCTTTGGGACTAGTTAGTAATTCGGTGTACGCTGAAATTTTGGGACGTCAAACACTCTAATGCTATTCGGTTTGATAAAAATTGAATTCTATCAACGGGTCGTGATTCGAAGTAATTCGGACGATAAATATACGTGTATAATTCTTTTTAGAGATATGAACTCGACAAGACAAATTGGTAAtacatctataatacaaaacaggtcGTGGCTAAGTTAGCATAGACAACTAGCGGTCCAGATTAAATCTCTTAATATAATCCAATAGTTCAGAGTTAAAATCGGAGCATGTGCTTTTAAATACCGCACGTGAGTCGTTCAATCAGTATTATTGGGCTTTTTAGTTCTTATCGATTGTGTAAGACGACGACCTATGCGTCCCAGACCTAGGGAAAATACCAGCTGCATACATTTcaaccatttttttattttctctagcTACAATTATAATTTGCAGATATACATATCTAAAGCCTTATCACATCTACCAATTGAAGGGAAATATACAGCCATTGATTTAATATGAAGGCTTCATTGTACGACTATTAAGTTTTAAAGTATGACTGTCCCAACCTCACTCATAATTTCATATTGGTAGTTAGAGTTTTCGATTTTCGATTCTGCTACTTGACTAGCTAGTTAACAGCTAGTTGACAGCTGATCCTATGTGGCAGCCATGTGTAGGAGAGAGTGAACTTTCCCATATCGTACACGTATTCAAAAAATCAACAAATTACAAGTTAAGTAATAGGGGTTTTTGAGTTTTCCCCCCTAAACCAATTAGTAATGTAACTTGCCCCCCTAACTTTTTAATACTAGGAGCTTTCCCCCCTAAATATTATTTTTTGCCAAAAATGTCCTTAGACCATGTATGCGAACGAAACACTTGTGATGTCATCAACCTCAAAATCTCTCCTGAAATATCAGAAAACGATTCTATTGACCATTATAAAGACAAACCCAGTTTAGAGAAGCTTTACAAGCTTTTTACTTTACTCGAAGTAAGACTCGCTTTCATATGAATCCAAGTACTTATGCTCATTTAATATCAGCTTCCATTGTAATAGTTTGGTCGTACATTCCAGCATCATACGATGAAATCAAATCTTCAACAAGATATATTTTTTCAAAATCACTTGTTTAATATGTATAGAAGATGCGGGTCACTAGAAAATGCTACAAACGTGTTTGATAAAATGGTTGTAGAAGTACTGTTTCTTGGACTTCAATAATTGTCGGACATTCACAAATTCGTCGAGAAATTGATGTAATTCATTTGTATTTTCATATGTGTTGTTCTGGTATTTAGCCTGGTCATTTCACTTATGGAAATATGTCGATCGGGTCATAATGATTTTGAAGTAGTTAGACACTTCCATTCCTCTGTTATCAAGATTGAATAAAGAAAACCCAAgaatcaaacacaaaaaaaaaaaaatccacattAAACTTCTTTTCGGAACTTAATTCATTTTAATCAAAATATCAAATGGAAAACATGTTCTCATAATCATCAGTTGAATACTACTCTTGATTATTCGACATCCTGGCCCCTCCTCCACCGCCTACCTGTTGCTATTGCCAAGCATAAATGGTTTCACCATCAGATCTTAAAATTAACTACTCATGCATTTTATGAAACTGGTGAGATACACAGACTGAGTCGCATACATAGGTCTAAGGACatttttggcaaaaaatagtatTTAGGGGGTAAAGTTGCTAGTATTAATAAGTTAGGGGGAAAGTTACATTACTAAAATTTTTAGGGGGAAAACTCAAAACCCCCCAAGTAATATCGTATCCCCAATTCATCTCCaaagaaaaactagggtttttataAGTCTAGATTATTTTGACATTCAAGTTAACTCTTCGGTGCAAAATCTGAGAATGACCTCTTTCTGAACATGTGAGTATTTGATAATCATGAGGGAGTTGATTACGGGTTGTTTATAATTGAGTTGTCGTATAATTTTAAAGGACATGAAGAAATAATTTTACTACAGTCGTAATTTAAAATTTGTTTGAAAATATATAATCATATTTACGATCAGAAAATGATATCACAATTATCTTTGTTTGATAGGCGTAATGTCTAAGTCTAACCCTTGAAAATTATTATTATAacctatttcatcaacaaaagatataaaACTCAGTTTGTGATAATCAGGATTGTGAAAATTATCTCGGTTTGTGATAATCAATTCAAAAGCTCAGCAATAATTTCAGGTTCTCATATCAACCAAGTTCCATGGTGTTAATggagtttatatataattttttcttATTAAGAGTCTAAAGGAAAAGAAATTAATCAAAACTTCTGTTAACTATCAATGAAGTACcgtcattgattgagtctaaaggaagaaaatcaatcaaaacttTCGCCATCGTATCCCGTCCATGGTGTAATTTCAGGGGAAAACTCCATTGACAGTTTCTCTGGTTCCCTTTTGTTTTCTTAGTGTTGATGACGTGGAAAACTCGATGTCCTGATGTGTAACTGCCACATCGGAATCAGTTGTTAAGTAGCTGTTAAACCGCTGGTCATATAGCATTTTCGTAGAATTTTAGAGTGCATCTTTAAAAAAATCAGCAAAAAGAGATATCATACACCATAATAGGGAAAACGGGTACAACTAGATTTTTTGAGGAGAGTTTACCCTCATCTGACAATGAACGAAACTTCATTTTTGATGTACAAGGCTTCATTGGATCTGTAACAACTTCCCATTTTCAAATTAACATTTCAATGGTTATATTTAATCTGATGCAATAGCGTATCAAATGGAATACAGGTTATATGTGTAACATGTGAATACAATTGGAAGATAAAAGACGAAATAACCGGATTGTTTTGATTTGTGGGCTGCATATTGTTGTGCGGGAAAATAGGTCTTTCATACGAGCATCAACCAGAACACATATCTattcccgtgccgttacggcacgcgTTGAGCGCTAGTTAACTTATAAAATATGTCGTTTTTAATATAACCTCGCTTTTAGTTaccgtgctttaatgattttaatgaACTTTATTGGCATCCTCATCACCACGAGTTCAAAATCATTCGCTATTGATTTTTTTTCAAGATGCCgaaagattgaagtatctttgaaAAAGGTGATATGGTGACACTATTATACGAATAGTGTATAGTTCATTAATTTCAAAAGACAAAATACGCGTACCGTTTCAAGTTGAAAATTCGCTAAACTAAGCTGGGGCTTCATACGCACGTGTATGTTATGTATAAAATACGGGTTCGGTTGATTTTCTGAACTGTAAGAGCCGGTCACAAAAGTCTCTATGGCATTGTGGTCGATCGGATGTCACATAATTCCCTGTTAATCTATCATCGGTTAATACTGTGGTCACGTCATAGAGGCGGGTTGAAGAAGTCTTACAGTTATGGAAGGAGAACTTCCTTAAAATGTAAATAAGTTGGCTGATATCCTCTGCATTGTTAGAAACCTGCATTGCAGTTCTGCTGCTGAAAATTTATCAGTATAGTTTGAATCAATCCCGAGTCTATCGGTTCAGTTCCAAAGAAGGCAGTAATAACACTATTTACTTGTTCACTCCCATTACAATTATATCATTAACAAGGACATTTTCATTTGCAATTAAGCTTGGTTGAGAGCGACCCATCTAAAACTGAGTAATATAGCTAGCAAGTAAAACACATTTTTGCAGATTATCGGAAAGTGAACAAAAGAAAATGGTTGGAATCATACAAGTAAACAGAACTTAGAATTGACAGATAGCTGAAGGAGAAGATgtggaaaataaaaatattcagTGAAATCCTCGTCAGGAGTATTCTTTCTTACCTACCAAATAATGGATACAATTCCAAAACCTGCAAAAGAAAGCATTAGTCGTGTTTTCAAGCTAGATATCGATATGTTTTCCTATCTACTTTGTCCCTCTCCAGGAACTCCCGCTCAATAAGAGACTCGATTCGTTTCTTAATTACGACGGGGTTAGGCAGGAACCGGGACTGCAACTGCTTAGTAACCTCGGCCACAATGTTATTATGATCCAGAACTCTCCTCGACTTCATGATCCTGACAATCGCAGCTTCAATCTGGGGTTTCCTATCTTCCTCCACTCTCTGTCGTGTCTCTAGCTTCTCCGGTTCTGACTCCTTCTGTGCAACCACTGTTCCTATCTTCACCTTGTAGAATTTGCTAGTGAACTTATCATTAAAATAGAATGCATCATTCTCTCCAATGTCCTTGCTCATAGGTTCCTTTCTGAGGACATTTCTTCCCTTCACACAAGCAAGTGACTGCAAACACCTCTTCAAATCAGAGGACGGTATTTCAGTGGCCTGTTCAATTTCCTTGTAGCTCAGTCGATCAGCATTGTTAAACAGCATTAGGACACACATTTGGTAAGTGGAAACATTCAGCTCATGCTTCTGAGCTTTCCCAAAAGTTGCTTTAAGATCAGCTGATCCCATATTTGTTTGCCATGATAATCTTCGACCGGTGTGAGTTCCAAGATAATATGCCCTGAACTTCTCACATACCCCCATAATTTCAGCTGGTAGATTACAAGTGGAACTTGACTGAGTTGGCCATGATCCTGTTGTGAGGACCTGAACAGCTAAGGTAGGAGTATCCGCAGTAGTCTCCCCACCCTGGCTTGCATAAAATCCTTGCATAGTGTCATGAGAGGTTTTCATGTCTGTGAACATTCCTTCTAGTTTTGAAGTAAACTGATAACCACATTCTGTCTTGAGTTTTACTATCAAACTTCTCTCAGCATCATCAGAGACAGTTTTTCCCGAGAGAAGTCGTTTGGCTAGATGTTGCTTGTAGTACTTCTCAAAAACATCTTTCTCCTGTAGGTAGCGGAAGAGCATCATCACCTTGTCTAAGACAACTTCAACATCCTCTTCACTCACACCTTTCAATCCCTTGCGCagtttgtcatcaacaaacaaggAGATGAATTCAGGAGATCGAGGATTCAAATTTATGAAGAACTCAAATGCGGAATTCAAACCATTTTGGAAGGTCTTGTCATTGTTAAAGGCAGAGCTAATAATTTTGTCATGTTTATCCTTTTCATCCAAGAGACGCtgaacaaaatccactggatctTTCAATCTCTCTGGATCAGTGACTAATTGTTTACCCGTTTCTCGAATGTGGGAAGTCATCACATCTCTGATAGTTGAAAGACCATCGGGCACCCGACGAAATAAGGTGTACATTCTTCCCAAGTCCTCATACTTATCATTCACAAGCATTTTCACTAAGCCAGAATTTTCCATGTGTACTAATCTAAGCATGTGATTGGCAATCATTTCTTTCTCTACCACATTAGTAATCTTAGTTAAACTCTTTGCATCCAAATAGTGAGAAACCCTATCTACTTCTTCGTTGAGACGCCTCTCGGCCTTCTTTAGGTAATCCCCGCAATCACACGACTCAATGAACTGCTGAGACTCTACACTGTAGAAATTTGCAGAAACCTCAAGAAATAGTTTTTCAAAGTCTTCTTGGTAAACGGATGAACCCAAGTCCATTAGCATCTTTGTTATATTCCTCATTAACCCTCGGTTTATAACTTCACCAGTTCGTTCTCTTTGCACAAGCTCAAGAAGGGTATTCAGAAGTCTCGTTTGGATTTTCTTTGAGTGGATGATGTTGTCCCTCCAGAGGTGTAAGCCAAGATCGTGCACTGGGGTTTTGTGTGTACTGGGAATGAAAGTCCTATCCATGTACATCAATATGTCCCGGATCATCTGCAGTGCCTTATTATGGTCTTCCCATTTCCTGTTGAGCTCCTCTAGAAATAAACCTCCCTGGGCGGCTTCTATTGTTTTTGATATTTCTTTTAGATGCATTGTCATAGTTGTCACAAGTCCTGTGTACAGCTTGTCGCCAAACTTATGTAGTACCATATTGTACGCATTTCTGAAACCCACAACAGATACTAAATCATTAGAAAAACATAGAAGTGAAGTAAACAAGAACTCATGAATTTCAACTTTACCATCATATACACAATATCGAGAGATAATGGGCTACAGAATCAGTAATGAATGCAATTAGCAAAACAATCTTgctacttgaagacttcataaATCTGCTAAAAGAAGAAAGAGACTTTCATTTGCGTCATGGTGACATGGATGACCTGAGTTGGATCAAGCAAGGGCATAAAAAACTTCAAATGTTTTCTCAGCCTAATGTACAATATcgtaagaagaaatgaaaaagcTAACAGATGCAATATACAAATCTCACCACGCTTCCTAGGATAAGGAAAGAATACACAAGGACCTCGTCAAGATCAAAGCCATAAGAAAATCACCCTTTACTGCTCACAACACTCATATTTGCGTTCAAAAACAACTCAACATGTAAAGGGACAAACCTAAAAGGAACACCTCCGTCTAGGAAGAATCAGAATATTTGAAATTCAATGGAATGAAATTAAAGTAGGATTGTAACAAAGAAATATAATGGACAAGAAGTTAAAAGCAAAAAGATAACAGATACAATGCCACCGCGTACATGAATGATGCAATTAAGCATGAACCTAGTACCTCAAGATGAAACAAAAGTCACAAGATACAAGTTCTAGGCAAGAAAAAGAAGTAACACTGGCAGCTCTATGATAAAAGTAAAGCAAGCAGCAATACTGAATGCTGGAATCAAAGATGACGAGCATCACATAGAGAAGCACAAGACTCATGAACCTAGTACCTCAAGATGAAACAAAAGTCACAAGATACAAGTTCTAGGTCAGACAATGAAGTAACACTGGCAGCTCTATGATAAAAGTAAAGCAAGCAGCAATACTGAAATGCTGGAATCAAAGATGACGAGCATCACATAGAGAAGCACAAGACTCATGGAAATATATAACCGGGGATATAAACATGGAACTGCTTGGTAAGAATTTATTAGCAACACAACCTCATAACATCTTTTCACATTCCTTAACAACAACAGAATTAGTATTAGATTAGAAAGGTAAAGGAATTGTGTACAGTCCAAAACAGCTTACTAAATCCTATATTCCTAATTCAATAACCACTCTTTAGACGATGATACTAACAATCCAACGCTTACATTTCCAGAAGCAAACCGAGATGGCATTAAAATCGCACCATATTCCTAACTAACAATGACTAAAAAGTACAACAAAAACACCCGTAGTTAAAACCCCTTCAGAGAACCCACAATTCAACAAAAAAGGTAATGAAGAATCAACACCAATTAGCACTTGGAACAAGTTCACAGAATCACGGAAAATCATATCATACCCGGACGAACAAACTTCCTCACTACAATGAAGTCAAGTGCCTCATATCTATTCTACAAGCTACAAGGGTCAAATTAAAACATAAAGTACAGAAAAATCCCTCAGAGTCCATTATATGATATTAGGGCAAACTAGAGATAACACAAAAACTGCACCTAATCCCAAATTTCTCTAATTACACCTCAGATTTCAGCTAAACCTAATTGATAACAAAACACTCGAAATCCTCTAATTAACTCAACCATAAAACATTATACGAATTGAAATCCTAACAAAAGATTATAAAGGCAATccagattcaaaaactaaaaatattaaagaaattacaaAAAATTCCGTACCTATAAAGTTCTTCGAAACTTAATCCACTGGCGTTATGATTATAAATCTCGCGAATTGCATGTTCCAATATTTTCCACGTTTTTTCTGCATATTTAGGATCAACTACCACTCGATGTTTAAAAGCTTCAATCTGAAAATTCCTTTTCTTTGGTGTACTCATCTTTGGATAATAGAGATATCAGATTTTGTGAAAAACCCTAGATATGTAGAATACGAATCGAGAGGattgaagaaaaccctaaaaaaaatgatTGATTTGATATATTTACTATTTTGAGACTCACAGGATTTATGCCATTTGATGAAAGAAGAGGAGAGAGTAGATCAACAGAAGGGGGAAAAAGTTTTAGCCGAAACGAAGAACTTTATTATTGGAAGAGCCTATTAAAACTGTTTTCTTTAACGTTTTTTATCTGAATGATTTATTGCAACCTAGGAAACGATAAAACGGGCGGAAACATAAGCCTTTTCGTCGTCAAAGATGAATTGAGCCCAACCTTTCTTTGGGGACGATAGGCTTGGGCCAAAGAAATGGAAATGGGCATCAACTAGTTCCGTAAAACCCTTAATCCGGTGGTCGTTGGCGGAATGAAATATATGAAACGTGTTTTGAGGGTTACCaaaatgttttgaggcatacattTATCtaagttcggctgaaaagttatcagccgaatctAGGCAAAAACATAGGTTGTCAGCCGAaccttgagtatgcctcaaaataggtttcaaatATATGTAGTGATTTAGACGAGTTTTTTTTCCAGTACAATCAGCATCAGAGTTAGGAAAGAATTTTTCATTTAAGTATGTTTAAGTTGAAGCAGTCGAGAGATGAGTGGCTTCCGgggaagttgttgttggatgaccATAATGATGCCAGTTGAAAACTCCATGTGGTTGGATGATTgtattggtgttgatggtggtttttagtatagggcgaaaactgtaaaagtctgccTACATAACCcaacatcagaagtagtagaccttgatatgtttatattccgcaaggaatttgaagaatatatcagaatctgatgagtgcctatgtctctcttcatattatattgaaaatcAAGCtcttagatgaattgttcactagtatagagcctaatgagtatttaagctcctagttgcattactcactaatgccagaGCCTGTCGAGTATTCATTCCAtgttatgttcccagccgaacacTTGattttgacatgacatgacaattaatgttcgctcgcaactgagcagcatgaatttcccgaagtgtcaggattaagatatgCATGGAAATGCTCAATTAGGGGCACGCAAAGTTATGATGCCCTCtgaaacataattagtgatttttgtatcaatatgcgaaaattcaccaaaaattgaTTGGTTTTGCGACAACTGGAAAAATTCAgttctttaacctaattttatcaattg
This genomic stretch from Papaver somniferum cultivar HN1 chromosome 5, ASM357369v1, whole genome shotgun sequence harbors:
- the LOC113281664 gene encoding cullin-3A-like gives rise to the protein MSTPKKRNFQIEAFKHRVVVDPKYAEKTWKILEHAIREIYNHNASGLSFEELYRNAYNMVLHKFGDKLYTGLVTTMTMHLKEISKTIEAAQGGLFLEELNRKWEDHNKALQMIRDILMYMDRTFIPSTHKTPVHDLGLHLWRDNIIHSKKIQTRLLNTLLELVQRERTGEVINRGLMRNITKMLMDLGSSVYQEDFEKLFLEVSANFYSVESQQFIESCDCGDYLKKAERRLNEEVDRVSHYLDAKSLTKITNVVEKEMIANHMLRLVHMENSGLVKMLVNDKYEDLGRMYTLFRRVPDGLSTIRDVMTSHIRETGKQLVTDPERLKDPVDFVQRLLDEKDKHDKIISSAFNNDKTFQNGLNSAFEFFINLNPRSPEFISLFVDDKLRKGLKGVSEEDVEVVLDKVMMLFRYLQEKDVFEKYYKQHLAKRLLSGKTVSDDAERSLIVKLKTECGYQFTSKLEGMFTDMKTSHDTMQGFYASQGGETTADTPTLAVQVLTTGSWPTQSSSTCNLPAEIMGVCEKFRAYYLGTHTGRRLSWQTNMGSADLKATFGKAQKHELNVSTYQMCVLMLFNNADRLSYKEIEQATEIPSSDLKRCLQSLACVKGRNVLRKEPMSKDIGENDAFYFNDKFTSKFYKVKIGTVVAQKESEPEKLETRQRVEEDRKPQIEAAIVRIMKSRRVLDHNNIVAEVTKQLQSRFLPNPVVIKKRIESLIEREFLERDKVDRKTYRYLA